In Megachile rotundata isolate GNS110a chromosome 10, iyMegRotu1, whole genome shotgun sequence, the sequence ttacgaaCTCGCAATAACGATAGAGATCTGAGAGGATAAGGATTTAGGAGGAAAAAGAAGTATCTAAGTAGATAAAGATTTAAGCGGATAGAGATCTAGAAGGATAAGAATCTAGAAAGATATCTTGGTGGATATTTAGAAAGATAAGGaactaagaatttagaaatctgaggaAAAATGTAGAGTTTTGGACATTTGAAGTTCTACAAATCTAGAGACCTAGAGACTAGTGATCTTAAATAGTACAAATAGTATACCTCCATTTAACATACACATTTCGCTTTTACTAAATACACATGTCCATGTGTATGTGCATATTATCTGAACAGTATTTAAGTGGGGTCGAAATTGTATACTCTGAATCACATGTTTATGGTTaatgaaattcttataatttCTTATGTATTTAATGATATATTATCTTTATAATTATACAAGGAATTTCCCGAATTGCATATTTGCAGTTCAACGCAATACACGAagataaaaatacatttcagaAATTAACAAACATAAAAGTTTTAATATACAGTTACAATACAATAATACATACTAATAATTAGTTtatatataacaaataaaatgaatGTATAGACGGGTACACAGATATTAAATCCGAACTTCATCCATTTAAAACACTATTCACAGTTCTCAACAAAGGATATCTCGGTCCGCAACTTCCACTGAAGTCATCGGTATCGATGCTCCATAACATAGCACCCCCAAGGCCTTTAATGTTAATGTACGTAGCCTTTTTGCGAACAGAGCTGAAAATAATCATAGTCTTATAATTACGTTCATTCACAATCGTTACTTTCGTACATTGTTGACACTCACATAACGTCATCGTATCCGACCCACTGGTCGCTGTTAAAAGCGTAAGGTGTTTTATCTGCATCGGAACGCCTAACGATCCAGCCCTTTTTAATATACTCGCAGATTTCGTTATAACCAAGCATTCCTGCCTCTCTTGTGTAGGGTCCAGCCGTTCCAGCACCTCTTGCTGGAGCACCTATATCTGTATTGCTGGGATTCGATAAGGTGAAGGATCTTCCGTAAGCGGGAATACCAAGGATGATCTTGTCAGCGGGCGCGCCTTGGGAGAGCCAGTAACAGACAGCCGCATCCTGAAATAACGTTTTTCGTATCAAGATTAATGCAACATTCTCCTTCTAGAGAAGACTATCACTGTACCTACCGCACAGTCTTTTGAAGACGAGTACAAAGGTGCGTTCAGTCCCGTATGTCTGTTCCATGACCCATTGAAGTCGTACGTCATCAGATTAATGAAATGAACGTATTGAGCTACTTGTGAAATTATGTACGATTTAGCAGCCAATGACTCGGCAGCTGCGCTTGCTATGCTAAGAAGGTAGCCATGCTTATCGAACTCTTGTCTCAATTCCCTCAGCAAAGCGACGAAGTTCTGCTTGTCGGACGCTTGACCACCTCGCTGGTTCGGATATTCCCAGTCAAGGTCGAAACCATCGAAGTTATATTGCTTCAGGAACTTGACCACGTTCCGAACGAATTTAGCACGGGTTGCAGGATTACTAGCAACTTGCGAGAACGTGCTGGAGGACTCGTTCCAACCACCCATCGCGACCATGATTTTTGTGTTTGGACTCGACTGACGGAGTCTGGTAAATTTCCCAAAGCCATCTTTGCCATCAGGTAGATCCAACCAATTATCTACCACACGGACATCGCCGTCGGCGGTGATACCGGTAAAGGCGTAGATGAGGTGTGTACATAGTGTCGGGTCGATATCAGAGACCTCGCATTTTCCCTTGTCAGGACGATAAGCAGCCCAGCTACCATAGTAGCAAACGACCTTTTCTATGAAGACaagagaaaataattaattttataatatgtgtatCTTCGtaatctataaataattaaatattgtaaaaattggaattttgtatTTAGTGTAGATTCAATTTAAACAGAAGCACAGCTGCAAACATTCAAGGTGTACATCGCGGAAGAATATATGTACTTCAGTTTGAAAGTACTAAGTTAGGCTGTGGTTAAGTTAGTACTTACTTTTTGTCATAGCGCTTATACCGACAGATACTAGAATAGTTaccttaaacatttaaaaatgaaatagcgATTATTGCTGCATTTCTGCTTTTCgtagattattttaatatttttaaactaaaacaCTTAACAAATTGTAAAGAAGGAATTCAACACTtactttttttacaattatgcaattttttacTTTAGTTGGAACATTCGTTCTATTCTCACTAAAGTCACTCAGTCGATTTTATGTACTGATCTGGTATCAGTTATGTGTCATAATACCTCGTATAAGTTAATCTTATCAAAAGCAaagattttgtaaaataaaacttttagtttctctttagaaaattaaaatcgaGAAGCGTTCaaaatattctatattttcaatttctttgttGGTGACTTTCATTTGTTAGAAAGCGATGATTCAAAGCAGAGCGATGATCATATCTGAATATAGTATCGGCGTACCTGAgagcgaagaaaaagaagaaatatcaAAAACAGATGATGATGCGATAAATGTACCAGATCAAAACAATATTATACTCGCTTCTGTTTAtacgtttataaaataaaatagtatatcaataatataacaatttatattaaatcaaaGCTCTTACTTATATTCGTTTCCGGTCGTAATAATCTCATGCGTATAAATTTTGTTGTTCAAATTGATTTCGTTTGTTTAGTGGGCAACTTGATCAGTTATTACCTTTAATACATATAAATGTAACCTTTTTAATATTATCctgaatattataaaaagttTTTTGCATAATAAATCATGAAACTTTCGGCTTCATGATCATCcgaactgcgcatgcgcgttacCACAGACTGTAAAGTGTATAGAACCAAACTTAGTTAATATGCGCAAGAAAAATGACACCTTCTTTCTTTTGTGGAACAGAATACATCTAcgtgtaaaattttatttacatttacaattcattgtacataaaatgaattaatattatttagtattatggtattaatggaaaataaaatgattatGATCTAGATCATTGGTACATATTTTAAAGTCTACGATGCGCTATCATTTTGTTACGTCTTTTAATAGCTTCTCTACGCATTCTTCTCCAATATTGTTTTGTATTTGGATCTAACTCTGACAATTCTACTTTTGTAGTCCTTAAACTCCATAACCATTCTGGATATTGATCATCAGGTTTTAGTGGTACCTCTTCTCCttctttataataatttaatccgCACACATGAGTTAACAATTTGTTAACATCCTTTTCAACTGGGATTCGTAGTTTTTCTGATTTACCTCCTTTCTTTACCTTCAGTGCTGAAAAAAAGATAatgtgtacaaaaatattttctggaGTATATTTGGCGTGAGCTTAAAATTGATTTAAGTAATTGTTATATTTCATAGAATTTTATACTTAATATATCAGATAGCATTATTATGAACGATAATAGTATCACTCCTTTTTATAATTGGTAgattaaaaaaggaaaacaataataaatttcatgaatCCAGAAAGATACAAAACATAATATAACCTATACACGCATAAAAATACAATGTTACTCTTGGATTATAGATTAattcaattgaaatttattacctGCAGTCCCAGCTTTAGGAACTGTCGCATACTGTGCCGAAATAACATAATTTGTCCTTAAGAAAGACAGtcgcaaaacagaaaaaatagacatccttatttattataaccaacaaatttcaaatttgatttcACAAAAGAATGGTACTATCAGAtggtaaatttttgttccttttGCGCAAGTTAATTCCGATTGGTTTTAACGTACTCCAAGTATAATATACTTGTTGAAGTTTCGATGTTTAGTAAATTCTAACTCAAAAGTTAGTATTTAAttcagaatattattatttcaatcattataattcttagaattttgtaatttatttatacatggtATACGTAGTTATTATATGAAGCGGTACTTTCAAACATTGACAACGGTAGAGGTATTGAATGCGCAACGacaaacaataaaataagttttatATTCGAGTtatactattacaattttatcaaaaagTTTACGATGCGTAATATGTTATAAATGTATCAGCATCGTTTTAAATGATTATAATAGAATTTTCGAATCTGTGGGAtgatgtattaattattatttcgtgTTTTTATTATGTAATGCCAGAGAGTAGCGATAGATCAACGCGGGTACGTTTAAttcttttgtaaattattaaaataaatgtcatCTACTCTTTCtagttttatatatattataatttatttaataccgTAGACAAAGTCAGTAGCTATTGGTATAAACGGAATAAAAGGAAGATCAACAAAAAGTCGATCAAATAATCAAGAGGATCACTTCCTAACAATTGCACCCGCTTTGCCTATTTTACCGGGAGCACCAGTACCTCCAAAATTATCTAAACGTTGTTATAATTCATTTaggtattaataaataatataaattaatgcatattttcatattaaataaataattaaaatttgttcctATTTcatatagaaatactattatatatttaaGAGTTACATATTTCTTAGGAATTaactaattttgttttaatatattttcttatgTAGCTTAGCAGATTCTCCATTTAACATAGAACATGACAAAGTCGAAGGTTCTAACACAGTTACATTACAATGGTCAAGTGAAGGAAAAAATATTGTGGCAACAAGAACTGCtgcagagaaagaaaaaaatccAGATAGGATATGTCTTGACAGACGAGGTCTTACTACGTTTCCAAATATAGTTGGAGAGCCACGTTTACGTTTATTGTCTCTTCAACATAATCTTTTAACAAAGATTGAGAATAGCAATTTCTCTAAGTTAACAAAATTAGTATTTCTTGACTTGTATGATAATCAGATAGAAaggatttgtaattttgaattattagaaaatttaagagtattattaattggaaaaaatagaattaaaaagaTCGAAGGGCTGAAGTCGCTTTCTAAGTTAGAAGTTTTAGATCTTCATGGCAATCAGATTGTacaaatttcagatttaaatAATCTGGTGTCTTTAAAAGTTCTTAACTTAGCTGGGAATAATATCAAAGTAATAGGCTACAATGATTTTCAAGGGTTAACAGCTCTGAAAGAGTTAAACCTAAgacgtaataaaataaaaagattattAGCTTTTGATGAAACCCCACAGTTACAGAAACTATATttaagtaataatgatattcatAAGTAAGTATCCCATTAATTCATATTTATAGATAACTTCTcacttattaataaattatattttagaattGAAGACATAGGCAGTCTTGCAAAAGCGTTACAACTTAGAGAAATAACAATTGATGGGAACCCTGTAACATTAACCGGAGACTATGTTTCTTTCCTTGTATCATATTTACCACATTTACAGCTTTTATCAACTATGCCAATTACTGAACAAACTCGAAGAGCTGCTATGGCCTGGAGGACAACAAAAGAACAAAGTAATTCTACTTTTTTAAATCTTACTGCACAAGTTTGTATGAATGTTCGACGAGAAGAGATAATATCAAATGCTAAAACAAATTGGGAATTTCTTAGATGTCATACTAAATCCTCCACAGATAAAAGTAACAATGAAAACAACGTTCGAcccaatatgttaaaaattcaaaaatcgaataaatttaatatgctGAGACCTCAGAACTTAGAAAAAGTAAAAGCAAAAGATTTCGGAAGTTTAACatctataaatgaaaatatagaagcgacgaaaataaatattaaaaaaaggagTAATTCTAGCGATAATTTATTCCGTTTAAAAGACACAACTAAAACCTATCCATTAGAATTTAAACTACCGCCTATTTTAGGTTCAATTGTAGATAATTTAATCAATACTAAATTTGatgacaaaataattataagCAATGAAAATCTAACAAAAGCAAGGACCGGAAACGATACTGACAGCACAGCGAGTAgcgattcagaaatttttaaatgccatGAAAATTTCAAGAGTTGTTTGAAACCTCACATGATAGACTCTGTTAATCATATTTCTCAAAATAATATTGACAAGTTTCTAACTAATGAGATTGATCCAGCGGATCTTCTTTCATCTGCATTAGAAATTGCTGCTGatattaatgaaaatgaaaattgcaCATTATTCAAATCTTCTCCATTATCAATAAATGAgaagcaaatttcaaaatttcataatcaaCATATTATGAGTGATTGTCAATCAAAATCAAGCATCGGTTCCTCTGGATACTGTTCTTTAAGTTCCAAAACCAACAGTATGGATAGTTGTAAATCGGTATTAAGTGATTCCAGTACATCATCTGTTGCTAGAAGTGTATTGCAGAAGCATAAAACTTTAGAGAAAGATAGAAATAGAGTCAAGAGTGCTCAAATAAAGAAAGTAGTGTATTATAAAAGTAATCGAGCAGCAACTGCTAGAGCTAAATATAGAGCTATAGCACCACCAAATCCAACTCCTGTACAAAATCTATCAAAAGAAAGAGAACAAGGTGTGTTGtatagtataatttattatattttttcattacagTATACTTGATGTATGTTCTCTGTActcaatatagaaatataatatttttgttgatCAATTCTCATAGGAGGAGACTATTTGATAGAAATAGTTGGTCGATGTTTAAACATTTATGGCCAAGGTGCATTACGTTTTATTGACCGACCATGGGATTCTTCAAAAGCTGAAGAtgttaatgtaattaaatttaattatgtacaGTTTAATGATGTGGCCAaagttttatgtaaaataaaaaatagatttcCGAACATAGAACATTTTATGTTTAAAGAAACTAATATTACATATCTTGGGCAGCTTAATGCTTTAGCTGAAGCACAAGGGTTAACAAGTATTCATTTAGAAACAGGAAATCCAATTCTATCAAAAGATTGGAAAGTTTATGCTATATTTCGCTTGGCCCATTGGGGCCTCAAAGTTATTAATGGAAAagaagtaaatattttatatcaaatgATGTTCATAAAATATCTTTACTAAAAAATTACATGTAGAGAGAAGTTTTCATGTATTAAGATATTAACTTTATATACAGATTACTAATGCAGAAGTTGACTTTGCAAACAAAGAATATGCTGGTCTTGTTGATATTGTAATGTGTTCATTACCTGAATCTTTGTTACAACCTTTATTGCAAAGACTTCAATTAGAAAAAGTTCAAAAACAAAATGGAGAACAAATTACTGCCAAACAATTTTTACTTAACAGTGATCCAGCTCTTAGAAGCGTCGTTGCTAAAGAGGCATTACAGTGGAGAAAAGGAAGTATAACAcaggtaataaaataataatataatcttCTATAGATTTGTAGTTTCAACTActcattttctatttttgctCTCTTTCTGCTAAAATTGCAGGAAGATCTTATTTGGAGACACAAAGGAAAAATACATCTACTAAATCTAATAAATCTCACTGTGGATGCAATACAAAAGTTACAGTTACTTGAAAATACATGGCCAAGTATTTTATACGAAATAATTCACTCTACTTTATCCGATTTTTCTGATATGGATACATATATGAAACGTTGTTTCAAAACACTTGAAGATGATAAATGATAATTAGTTTACTTCGTATAAATACAGtttaaaattagcaaattctaTATACCAATTGATATTGTAtaagtattcaatttttgattaataattgttaagtaCAATTACAAGATAATGTTAtcttttatgaatttgtatatttatgtagCTTGTATGAATTcgcatatgtgttcatatgtattTTGTTAATGTTTAATTATAGAACATGATCTATACACTtgttgtttaaaataatttcgacTACAAATTAAAGTGCGGTATCAAGActtatatacaatttatttatgattacgTGATAGTTAAGTTTACAGCAGTAATACATAATAATCTAACgcactttaaaaaatgtttacaatattaatctgcatttcataaaaaaaaggtTAATTGGCACTTTAAGCTACTGAAAAATTCTTGTACATCTTATGTTTAATTCTTTTATTCTATAAGTTAGGTCGAACGAATAAGGATGAATACTATTTACAATAGCAATGAAATGCAATCACGTAAAAAAGAATTCATTTCTTTCATATCATTTCGTTCCAATGATAGATTCCACGCTAAAAGAAATCGTCGATTTCTTCTCCATGCAAGATCCATTCTTGGATGTAGAAATATCATCGCGATCCGTGGAAGCGAAATTGTTGAAATTCTTTTTCACCTTACGGGGTTCTGCGACATGTTCAAACCACGGAATCGAGGAATACATCGAAGGAAAGGGCTGTATCTTCTTCGAACTCTCAGGTTCTTGATTATattcctgattgtgtgataaacCATTCAGTAACGGAGGATCTGCGGTAACTGAAACGAGAGAACATTGTCAgtctacaaaattacaaattactgtaataaattgcaaaaatggTTAATACTGATAGAAGAAATAGAATTGTGGATGTTGTAAATGAAGCGGGTAATGATTATAAAACATCACATGcagataattgaagaaatattaaaatacaattctTTGAAACATTGTATACATTAACAACAGCTGACACCACACGGACGTTACTCTTTTACGATTTCCCATAAAGCAAATTTCCTcctaacagtaacaagtataaatataaatttaaacaatgtAACTTTTACTGCATTTTACAACTGAcacatacaaataaaaaaaatagaggtaacaaaattttatacaattttaaaatgaatataaacattattttagcgGTATGTTCTTCCAGGATTAATCAAGGTTGCACTGGATCATACTACAGTAgactcttgctatattgccatGAACAGGAGTATAACACCAGAAAATTGCCGGAGGTAGCAACATGTAGATTAAAAAGTTTTCTTCTTTAATACTTGAGACACCTATATAACGTGATACGTTGTACAGCGCGCAACCCTATAACAGCGATATACCGCGTACAGAATACTAACATGCTGTAGGTAAGCCGTGAATAGTCTTTAATCCGTAGAAACCTTGCGTTACGCTGATGCTAGTTTGCGTGAAGTGTAACTGATGACGTTGAAAGTTCTTCGTTCTTCTGCACACAGGTTGATCATTTTTAATCAAGTACGGCGGACTGGTTGTATCCATTGGCGTGTGACAGACAGTCGAGACATTATCACCGAAGTAATTACCATGAGCCTGTTGCTGTCTTCTTAGGGCAACTTGCGCAGCCATCACCCGCTGTCTTTCGACCACTAACAAACAACAAGGACAACGGCAGTCCTTCCATGCGCAGGACCTCTTGTGGCCCTTCAAACCGGAAATCACACCGTGGTTCCTGCATCTCGCGCACTTTGGACTACGCAGACGTTGCTCGATACCCGAAGTCATTTGGCTTGAGTTGCCGTTTTCGGTCTTCATTCTGAATCTTCTAGCTTGATTTCTCGGTTCACTAATCAATTAGTCTCAATGTAACATTTTGCAACGAGTTACATGCTTGTGTTATTAAAAGATCACTATAGCTTCCGAAATCACTTGTTGACAGAAGTAtgtctttcaaattattattctttcaCCAAACTTGCGAAACACCCTAATTGTTCCCTCCTTTCCAGTTTGCGAGACTATCGGACGAAGCGATCGGCGTTCACCGTTGAATGAGTTATATACACAGAGGAATCTTTTTCCTTCGTCAAAGGAGGTGTATCCTCGTCTCCTCCTACCGATTCAAAATGTATTTTTAGAGAAGAAACACGTTCGGATTGGTTCGAAACGCAAACAAACTCCGCCACGGTTCTGGACCAACAGCCAATCGAGGCTGGCTTGCATCTCGATGCTCTTATTACCATCAACTTGTATCATCTCGAGAAAAAGCCGAGGATCTTCGTTAAATGGGAACGACTTCTTTAATTACAGCCCCCGCGTAATGGGACCGTGTCGGTCTTTCTCGGACAAACAGAGAGTCCTTTACGCGAAACCAGAAGATTTATCGAGCATAATTCCTCGACAGTGTACTGATTGAAAAAGGTCAAATTACATCAATTTATTAGCTGGACCGAATTAAGAAGTCAGTTCTTAACgttgtgaaaaaatcattgctTCTTTGACACACCGATTGTTACATTGtgctttaaaaatttagataatattgttatttttaacgCATCTCATATATTTGACAATATTTTTAGAGATAAagtaattcagaaatattttgaCATAAGATGTACAGTGTTATAGTTAGTTTTGACATCACTTTTATAATAGAAatgatgaataattaattaactgaattaATTGGTAAAGAAAGTTGTTGTGATAAAGTAAGAATCATGTCTTCAATATCGTCAACTCTTTCAGGAGGAACGTAGGTGTTCCAGCTAACTTCACTCTCCTTTGAAATGTAAACCGACATGCCGTTTCCTCCCCGTTGGAAGAGTATATAAGATTTTTATCCGAAACAAGGGAAGAACATAACATTCGAAGTGTCTAGCACTAAAAGCTACCGGTTTGAAAAGAACACTCATACGTTAAGAAAACATACTCGAAACTAATATTAACTGTGCGTTGGCAACATCCGAGAGGATCGTATTAACGAGCTCTTAGAGCAAGATCACAGAAAGAATGCCATGTGGCCGCAGCTGGCGTTCGGTACCGTTGTTAGTCGAATGAGAttctctctctcttctattTTCGCAGTACGTGATAGAACGAAAAGAGGGATGAGATTGCAATGTTCTCCGCTTTCCGATACTTCggcaatatcgtatatattTTTAGTTGTAACCGAAAGTGAGCCTCCACTTGGCATTGGCGTAGCTTGAGTTTTTGTCTGCGGTTATTTCTATTAACGAGCTGACAAATGTTTCAATCATTCTTGGCGAAAAGCGGAGgacaattttgtattttgcGAACGATGAAATCCTCTGATGTTTAACTTTTCGTTACATCTTTTACAAGAATTCTAATAAGTACATAATACTAATAAGACAATAAATGAATGGAATATTAACAACAATAGTACGGTGTTAAAAAGTATGGTATGATCTGGCTACATTTATACAAGCGATATCTATAACAAGAGAGGTCTATTTCGAATCACTGTTTCACGAATTTTTTATGAAAGATGAAAGCAGCGATAGGACAAGTTTAAATTTACATCTATCGGTAGGCACGCGTGAAACGCACCGAGGAATTTGCCCTAATGAGCGTGGAACGAAGGGGTGTCATCTTAGACGCTCTTTCCTCTTCCCATCGACACGGACAGCTCTGCCCTCAAGGGTGTTGTCAGTACGGCAAATATGTTGACAGGTCATTCAACATCTTTCCGTCGCTGCTAAC encodes:
- the LOC100881268 gene encoding uncharacterized protein LOC100881268 isoform X4, which encodes MIIIEFSNLWDDVLIIISCFYYVMPESSDRSTRTKSVAIGINGIKGRSTKSRSNNQEDHFLTIAPALPILPGAPVPPKLSKRCYNSFSLADSPFNIEHDKVEGSNTVTLQWSSEGKNIVATRTAAEKEKNPDRICLDRRGLTTFPNIVGEPRLRLLSLQHNLLTKIENSNFSKLTKLVFLDLYDNQIERICNFELLENLRVLLIGKNRIKKIEGLKSLSKLEVLDLHGNQIVQISDLNNLVSLKVLNLAGNNIKVIGYNDFQGLTALKELNLRRNKIKRLLAFDETPQLQKLYLSNNDIHKIEDIGSLAKALQLREITIDGNPVTLTGDYVSFLVSYLPHLQLLSTMPITEQTRRAAMAWRTTKEQSNSTFLNLTAQVCMNVRREEIISNAKTNWEFLRCHTKSSTDKSNNENNVRPNMLKIQKSNKFNMLRPQNLEKVKAKDFGSLTSINENIEATKINIKKRSNSSDNLFRLKDTTKTYPLEFKLPPILGSIVDNLINTKFDDKIIISNENLTKARTGNDTDSTASSDSEIFKCHENFKSCLKPHMIDSVNHISQNNIDKFLTNEIDPADLLSSALEIAADINENENCTLFKSSPLSINEKQISKFHNQHIMSDCQSKSSIGSSGYCSLSSKTNSMDSCKSVLSDSSTSSVARSVLQKHKTLEKDRNRVKSAQIKKVVYYKSNRAATARAKYRAIAPPNPTPVQNLSKEREQGGDYLIEIVGRCLNIYGQGALRFIDRPWDSSKAEDVNITNAEVDFANKEYAGLVDIVMCSLPESLLQPLLQRLQLEKVQKQNGEQITAKQFLLNSDPALRSVVAKEALQWRKGSITQEDLIWRHKGKIHLLNLINLTVDAIQKLQLLENTWPSILYEIIHSTLSDFSDMDTYMKRCFKTLEDDK